Genomic window (Helianthus annuus cultivar XRQ/B chromosome 3, HanXRQr2.0-SUNRISE, whole genome shotgun sequence):
CAAGAATCTAACATGTGGGCGTTATACAACGAGACTACGCATAACCATCTTCGTTCGGATTTGATTGAACATGTTTGGCAATTTGGTCTGGTTAACAACAACGAGTAgtttttttcttaatttattaTATGTAGTTTAAATTTggatgttatttttttttttattaatttgacTGTTATGTAGTTTAAATCATAATTGTGTGTTGGTGACAAATCTTATAGAAGAGATTAAAGTGATGGGTTATTTGTGGATGAGAAGTAGGTCAAAGGGTGAGGCAATAACCTGGGAAAATTGGCTTGAGTTTGAGTTAACAAGTTCGGGGATTTAAGATGTATTTTTTTTCTCTTCTGTTGTATCGTGATGTGCTGGTTAACATGTCTCTTAGCCTATGCCCACCATAGATTCTTGCACTATTAATCTTTTACTAGTAAAAAATAAAGAGCAAGGGCTTCTCTTGTATGTGTAAAACACACGTAATATACTCTAGTAGACTAGGCAAATATGGAACCAACATGTAGATGAAAAAGGATTGCAGCACTGTTGTACCAAGTGGAGTGAAAGGTATACTAACAATCATATACAGGGCAATAGATATTTTCTAGTCTAAGAAATTACTCTTGAATTATCCATTTGTCTAATTGCcatgtaaataatatttttcttattaaATTGAATGTTATGTAGTTTATTACTAAAATTTATTTGTTGTTtatttaaaacaaataaaatatatatcACAAAAAAAGGGTGGatggtggtttgggtcatgaccacacccttaggatagtggttttggatggtggatgaGAGAGTGATGACATGGCGCTgacatggagggtcatggtggtcatgagggtcatgaccacaccctatagccttagtaATATAAAATTTATTCTAACCATAATTCATAACGGTATACTTTTGTTAATTTTAATAGCAACGTATTTTGAAATAGCATTTGTATAATTAACTTTTATAGtataatttatttatttggtgtatatatataatacaacaatgttttcatttattttcatCCAAACACAGCTTTTAAATTTTTTAAGGTTTGAATTTGCAACCTAATGCGAGAAATCACTTGAATTTGCAACCTAATTTATTTTCATACAACAATGTTTTCATTTACTTGGTGTAAACACTTGATTCTTGTACCTTTTTACACAAATGGGACAACAAAAATACGAGAAATCACTTAATCTGTAAACTTCACGGCTTAGagtaaaataattattatttttctttaaatTATTAACTTAGACCTTTTAATTTTAAAGGAAGCCAATGACTAGGCAACAGGCGTAGTTACTTTTACACCAAGAGTAGTTCTCTATGATGACATGAGCGTGTATAACTGGTTTGCGTTCTATCATGCAAAAACTAAAATTTTAGTTGCAAAAGCATATTTCTCGTGCACCAAAATGGATCTTTTAACACATCTGACATGTTTAATCAATTGTAACTATTATACTAATAataaaaaatcttattttttttaatggcCAAAAAATTCTCCAAATTGGTTACTAGTGAAATTCACCACATATAGATACACTCGCCTCCGAACCGAGTAAAACCCTCATTTAGGGCCGAAGCTCGTGAACACTCTTCCGAAGACACAACTGTACGATGAGGTAAAACCCACTCAGTTCAACGATCAAACTAGCGATCGTCGCCTACTCGTTAGTCTCCCACAAACATCAGGTGCCGTCGAAACTAAACAGTGGGGTAGGAAGCAAACCTGGATCACTTGAAATACCAGGTCTCTCTCTTATCACTCCACCACCAACTCATTGGCTCAAAAAACTTAACTTAAACCACAATAACTCAATAACCATTTTCTACAAAATTGCTCATCAAACAATGCGATAACACACTTTCCAACTCAATAAAATCCAACAAAGACAATTCTCCAAAACTAAAAGGACTAAATATAACACAACTCTCATCTTTCAACAATATGCTCCCCTTTAAAACCTCCTTTTTGCATCTCTTCATCACTCAACCCTGTCAGCACCCATCTAGAGAGAGAAAAcccttctagagagagaaaccaCCGCAAAAATGTCCAAATCAACCGCTCTCCTCGTGATCTCTGCATCAATCCTCGTCATCCACATGCTCACGCTCTCATTCCCCGCCGTTGAAGCCGCCGGGGACCACCACATCGGCTGGATTCCGACAACCACCGGCTGCCGTGGATCTATGGCGGAGTGTCTCGCTGAAGGCGGAGATCTGGATATTGACGACATGGAGCTATCAATGGACAGTGAAATAAACCGGCGCATTTTAGCAACAAACCGGCGCTACATCAGCTACGGTGCGCTGAGCAAGAACAATGTTCCGTGCTCGCGACGCGGCGCGTCGTATTACAACTGCCGGTCTGGAGGTCAGGCTAACCCTTACTCACGTGGTTGCAGTGCCATCACGCGCTGCCGTCGTTGAGCGCGTggcgtttgtttgtttgtttctattattattattttatttattggaTTTATGATGTTATGTGAAGTaattaaatttttattattagttTGATGGAATATCATATCATATACTTTTTCTTATACATTGATACAATTTGGAAATAAATCTGGTGTAATTTTGAATTGATTGCTCATAAATACTGATTTTGTGTGTGAAAACCCTTGTGCGTTGTGGCTTGTACATTACGCATTGGATGTTGTACTTTGTTTGTTATTGACTTTTTGGTAATTTTGACTTACCTTGTGACATATTGTGTGGAAATTTACCTTTTTACCCCTAGATATACACATCAAAAGAGATGACGGTCACGATCATGATGATGGTTGTGAGGATCAAATGTTGGGGATAGAAGATCAGGGAGCATATCGGGTTGGTGGAGCCTTGGGTGATGGGTTATGGGGTGGGTCGCCGACGGTTATGAGGTGGGTCACCGGACTTATACGATTGTCGAATGTGTGGTCTTagcttttaatttttttgttttatgttaTCTCTAGTAAATTACACAGATGGCTCTGGTTATATACTGTAAAAGGTAATATTCATTTTAGTGAAGCTAAGATCATCCGTAATGGCTAGTGCCTTTCAAGGCTATGAGTAGTGGTTGTGGTGAATAATGTCCCAGCTTTGGGCGTTGTCTGCCACTGTCGTCTTAGTCAGCAAAATGACGTTTTTCTAAAATAGGTGTAATGGGGATGTGACGGttatgttaaaaggggtgtaaagaattaaataaataaaaaaacatgcaAAATATTGATTGGCTAAAGAAGAAGAGGGTTACATGTGATTGGACCAACAAAATGAGGCTTTGGCGTTGTTTTTAAAACGCCtgggacaaaaaaaaaaaaaaaaaaaaaaaaaaaaaaaaaaaacgcccaagGGGGCCATGACCGGGGCGTGCTTTGGCATTTTCACGCAAAAAAACGTCCCAAATCCACACCACTACGGCTTGTCTAAGAGATATTTTCTGTCATACCAGTATAATTACATCCTTTAAAAAAATATGTATTGGTTAACGTATTTTAATGTTATTAATATAATTTAGGGCTTTTtaagagaaaatgttactgttcatctgtatatttggggacactgttcaccccctataattttttaatatattttgaaagtggttgtgagtggaggagagagaaaaggtaatgataaaggtataaaaaatattatt
Coding sequences:
- the LOC110930009 gene encoding protein RALF-like 33; amino-acid sequence: MSKSTALLVISASILVIHMLTLSFPAVEAAGDHHIGWIPTTTGCRGSMAECLAEGGDLDIDDMELSMDSEINRRILATNRRYISYGALSKNNVPCSRRGASYYNCRSGGQANPYSRGCSAITRCRR